In Nitratireductor mangrovi, the genomic window CAACGAGCACGCGGCGTCAGACTGGCCTCTTTTGAATGTTCATCCGATCCCATCACTGAACCTCTGGGCAAGCTCAGCTTCCCGGAGCGGATGAACAACCTGATGACGCTCCACAGCTAGTAGGGGGTGTCGCCGCCATCGATATTGATTGACTGGCCGCGGATGATCGTGGCCGCATCCGAGAGCAGGAAGGCGACGACGCGGCCGACCTCGATCGGCTGGATGTGCCGGCCGAGCTGCGCCGGATACATGGTGTCGAACAACGCGCCCTTGTCCTGGCCGAGCCGCGGCGCGAGGAAGTCGGCTACGCTTTTCAGCATGTCGGTGGCGACGCCGCCGGGGCATACCGCGTTCACGTTGATCCTCTTCTCCGCCCACTCCAGCGACAGCGAGCGGGTGAGATTGATGACGGCGGCCTTGGAGGCATTGTAACCGGCCATGTTGCGGTAGCCGACCTTACCGGCATTTGAGGCGATGTTGACGATCGACCCGCCGCCGTCGCCGAAATGCGTCGCCGCGACCTGCGAAGCAAGCAGCACGCCCTTTACGTTCACGGCCAGTTCGAGATCGAGCCCGTCCGGGGTCGTCTCGTCGGCGGGGCCGAGGCGCACGATGCCGGCATTGTTCACCAGACCGTCGAGGCGGCCCATGCGTCTTTCGACGTCGCCAAAAGCCGCCTTCAGGCTGTCGAGGTCGGTCACGTTTGCGACCGCGCTCATGGCCCGGTCGCGCACTTCGAGGGCAGCTGCGGCGGCCGAGACCTTTGCCTGGTCGAGATCGAACAGCGCTACCCGCCCGCCCCGCTCGAGTATGGCTTCGGCGATGCCGCGCGCAATGCCGCCCGCGCCGCCGGTGATCACATAGACCTTGTCCTGCAAGTCACTCATTTCGAACCTCTGCGCATCTACCAGGTCGGCCGCGCCATCACGCCGCCATCGACGATAATGTCGGTGCCGGTGATCCAGCGCGCCGCGTCGGAGGCGAGGAAGAGAGCAGCATCCGCGATGTCCTCCGGACGGCCGAGACGGCCGAGGGCGGCTGCCTTTTTCCAGCGCTCGACGCCTTCGGGCCAACCGTCCTCGATGCCGTCGCGGTGAATGAGCCCCGGCGAGATCGAGTTGACGCGAATGCCGTATGCGCCAAGTTCCATTGCCGCCGCCTTGGTGAACATCAGCAGCGCCGCCTTGGAGGTGGCGTAGTGGCCGTGGCCCGGTGCGGGGTTGTGCGCCTCGATCGAAGCGATGTTCACCACCGAGCCGCCCTTGCCGCTCTTGCGCAAGGCATCGGCGAAGGCGCGGACGAGCAGAAACGGCCCGGCCAAGTTCGCCTCCATCATGTCTCCCCAGTCCGACTCCGAAAGGTCGATGAACGACTTCACCGGCTGGATGCCGGCATTGTTGACCAGGATGTCGGCATTGCCGGCGTTCTCGATGAGGGCAGCGATGTCTCTTGCCGAAGCGACATCGGCCTGACTGGCCGTGGCTTTCCCGCCCGCGGACCTGATCCCGGCCGCCACCGTTTCAGCCGCGTCTTCGTTGGAGTGGTAGTGGCAGATCACATGGGCGCCGGCTTCGCCGAAGCGCTTCGCGATACCGGAGCCGATGCCGCCGCTCGCGCCGGTAACGATCGCGGTGCGTCCCGAGAGGTCGAGAAGCTTCGATACCGCGGGTATTGGGTCACTCATCATTCGTCCTCATGCGCTCGCCGCGGGGAGGCGCGGGAACAGGTCCTCGAGAATGCCGACGATCTTCTCGCCGCAGACCGCCGCCATCTCGGCGACGGATTCGATCGTGTCCGGCTGCTGGTCGGGACCGCCGGTGGCGGCGTTGGCGATGGCGGACAGGCCGAGTACGCGCATGCCGGCATGGTTTGCGGCAATTACCTCCATTACCGTCGACATCCCCACTGCGTCGCCGCCGGCGGAACGGAAGAAGCGTCGCTCGGCCGAGGTCTCCAGTTCCGGGCCGTTGAGACCGCAGTAGATACCGCGCCGAAGCGGCGTCCCTGTGCGCGCGGCGGAATCGATTGCCAGTTGCCTCAGTTCGGGATCGTAGAGTTTAGACTGATCCGGGAAGCGCAGGCCGATCTCGTCGTCGTTCGGCCCGATCAGCGGGCTGGTGCTGGTGAAGTTGAGATGATCCTCGATCAGCATCACGTCGCCTGCATCGAAATCGGCGTTGAGACCGCCCGCGGCGTTGGTCACGACAAAGGTTCCCGCGCCGAGCCGCTTGAGCAGGTAGACAGCGAGCGCTATCTGACGCGGCTGCCAGCCCTCGTAGAGGTGCAGGCGGCCCTGCATGACGATTGTGCGCCGGCCGAACAGCGAGCCGATGACGAACTGCCCCTTGTGGCCGGGAGCGCTCGAAACCGGAAATCCGTCGATCTCGCCATAAGGGATGACGGTCGGATTCTCGACCGCGTCGGCAAGATGGCCGAGGCCCGAGCCGAGCACCAGCGCGATCTCGCATGGCGCGCCGACACGGTTTTCGATCGAGGCGTAAGCGCGGGCAAGCCGCTCCGACTGGCTGTCTGACATGAGGTCCTTCGTTATGCGATTGTGGCTGCGATCTTGGGCACCATGTCCTCGACTGTCGCCAGCGTGTCGTCGAGCGACATGCGAGTGAGTTCGCCGTTGCGCACCACCTGTTCGCCGCCGAGGAAGACGTGGCGCACGTCCGACTTGTTGGTCGAATAGACGAGGTGCGTCATCGGGTCGAACATCGGCACGGCGTGCGGTCGCTTCACGTCGACCAGCACCATGTCGGCGAGCTTGCCGACCTCCAGGCTGCCGATGCGGTCCTCCGCGCCCAGCGCCTTCGCGCCGTTGATGGTAAGCATGTCGAACGCCTGCCGGGTCGAGATCAAGTCGGCGCGCCCGGTGAAGCCCTTGTGCATCGTCGCGGCGAGGCGCAGCGTCATCCACATGTCGAGGTCGTTGCCGGAAAGGGGCCCGTCGGTGCCGAGCGAGACGTTGATGCCGCGGTCGAGCATCTCCGGCACGCGCGCGAAGCCTGACGCCAGCTTCATGTTCGACATCGGGTTGTGGGCAACATGCGCCCCGGTGCGCGCGACAATGTCCAGTTCCTCTTCGTCGAGGTGGACGCAGTGGGCGAGCACGGTACGTTCGTCGAGGCAGCCGAGTTGGTCGAGGTGGCGCACGACGCTGCGGCCATAGCGCGTCTGAATATCGAGCTGTTCGGCGCGTGTCTCGGCGCAGTGCGTACAGAAGAGGCCGCCGCATTCATGCGAGACGGCCCATGCCGCCTTCAGGTTCTCCGGGCTGACGGTGTAGGCACCATGCGGCATCGAAGCCGCGAACACATCCTCCGCCTGTGCGAATTCGTCGAAGAAACGCCGGGCCTCGGCGACGCGCTCGTCGATCGACAGCGCCGTCACGCCGGCGGGATCGAAGAAGATGCCGCCCGTTGAGACGCGAAGGCCGACCTGCCTTGCGGCCGCCACCGTCTCGAACGGGTACCAGAACATGTCCATGACGCTGGTGACGCCCGACAACAGAAGCTCGGCGAAACCGAGCACGCTGCCCAGCCGGGACGTATCGGGATTGAGGATCGCGCCCTCGGCCTGCCACACCGTCTGCAGCCAGGGCTCCAGCGGCAGGTTCTCGACCAGTCCGCGAAACAGGCTGTCGGCAGCGTGGCAGTGCGTGTTGACGATGCCCGGCATCAGGATGTGGCCGCTGCCGTCCACCACCTTGGCGGCATGCGCGGCGACGGGCGCGATCTCGTCAGCCGGACCGATCTGCCTGATGCGGCCGTTTTCGACAGCCACGCCGCCCTTGTCGATGACCGAGCCCTTGGCATCGGAGGTGACGACGACAGCGTTGTTGATGACGAGATCGGTCATTGAACGGTTCCTCTAGGCCTGCCGGCGCATGCGCCACCACGACAGCGCGGTAAGCACGATGAGCGTGGCGAGGTAGGGCATCATGTCGGTGAACTGTTGCGCCAGTCCCAGTCCCTGAACACGGAACGACAGGCTGTCGACCATGCCGAACAGCAGCGCGATGAAGAACAGCGGCCAGGGTCGCCCGCGCGTGAGCAGGACCGCGACGACAGCGATCCAGCCGCGACCGGCGCTCATGTTCTCGACGAAGAGATTGACGTTGGAGATGGACAGCTGCGCGCCGGCGAGACCGCACAGTCCGCCGCACATCAGCAGCGCCCAGCATTGCACCCAGAGCGGATTGACGCCGCCGGCACGCAGCGCGGCAGGGTTCTCGCCAGCGGCACGGATGCGCAAGCCGAGGCGATGGCGCGCGAAGAAGATGTGCAGCGCATACACGAGCAGTAGCGCCAGGTAGAACAGCGGCGACTGGCCGCTGATCACATGGCCGATGACCGGTATATCTTCGACGAATGGGATACGTACCGCTTCCAGGCCGGCGATCCCCGGATCGTTGAAAGCGCCGGCGACGCCGAAGATCGCGCCAAGCAGGAACGTTGATATGCCGGCGGCCAGCAGGTTGATGGCGATCGAGACGACGATCGAGTCGCCGCCGCGGCGAAGGTTGAATTCGGCGAAGATGGCGCCCATCAGCATGCCG contains:
- a CDS encoding ABC transporter permease, which codes for MGLELLFDASFLASVPRFVTAILLAALGGAICERAGVFNIGLEGMMLTGAFFAVVGAYFSGSALVGAFTALVAGMLMGAIFAEFNLRRGGDSIVVSIAINLLAAGISTFLLGAIFGVAGAFNDPGIAGLEAVRIPFVEDIPVIGHVISGQSPLFYLALLLVYALHIFFARHRLGLRIRAAGENPAALRAGGVNPLWVQCWALLMCGGLCGLAGAQLSISNVNLFVENMSAGRGWIAVVAVLLTRGRPWPLFFIALLFGMVDSLSFRVQGLGLAQQFTDMMPYLATLIVLTALSWWRMRRQA
- a CDS encoding SDR family NAD(P)-dependent oxidoreductase is translated as MSDPIPAVSKLLDLSGRTAIVTGASGGIGSGIAKRFGEAGAHVICHYHSNEDAAETVAAGIRSAGGKATASQADVASARDIAALIENAGNADILVNNAGIQPVKSFIDLSESDWGDMMEANLAGPFLLVRAFADALRKSGKGGSVVNIASIEAHNPAPGHGHYATSKAALLMFTKAAAMELGAYGIRVNSISPGLIHRDGIEDGWPEGVERWKKAAALGRLGRPEDIADAALFLASDAARWITGTDIIVDGGVMARPTW
- a CDS encoding purine-nucleoside phosphorylase, with the translated sequence MSDSQSERLARAYASIENRVGAPCEIALVLGSGLGHLADAVENPTVIPYGEIDGFPVSSAPGHKGQFVIGSLFGRRTIVMQGRLHLYEGWQPRQIALAVYLLKRLGAGTFVVTNAAGGLNADFDAGDVMLIEDHLNFTSTSPLIGPNDDEIGLRFPDQSKLYDPELRQLAIDSAARTGTPLRRGIYCGLNGPELETSAERRFFRSAGGDAVGMSTVMEVIAANHAGMRVLGLSAIANAATGGPDQQPDTIESVAEMAAVCGEKIVGILEDLFPRLPAASA
- a CDS encoding amidohydrolase family protein yields the protein MTDLVINNAVVVTSDAKGSVIDKGGVAVENGRIRQIGPADEIAPVAAHAAKVVDGSGHILMPGIVNTHCHAADSLFRGLVENLPLEPWLQTVWQAEGAILNPDTSRLGSVLGFAELLLSGVTSVMDMFWYPFETVAAARQVGLRVSTGGIFFDPAGVTALSIDERVAEARRFFDEFAQAEDVFAASMPHGAYTVSPENLKAAWAVSHECGGLFCTHCAETRAEQLDIQTRYGRSVVRHLDQLGCLDERTVLAHCVHLDEEELDIVARTGAHVAHNPMSNMKLASGFARVPEMLDRGINVSLGTDGPLSGNDLDMWMTLRLAATMHKGFTGRADLISTRQAFDMLTINGAKALGAEDRIGSLEVGKLADMVLVDVKRPHAVPMFDPMTHLVYSTNKSDVRHVFLGGEQVVRNGELTRMSLDDTLATVEDMVPKIAATIA
- a CDS encoding SDR family NAD(P)-dependent oxidoreductase — encoded protein: MSDLQDKVYVITGGAGGIARGIAEAILERGGRVALFDLDQAKVSAAAAALEVRDRAMSAVANVTDLDSLKAAFGDVERRMGRLDGLVNNAGIVRLGPADETTPDGLDLELAVNVKGVLLASQVAATHFGDGGGSIVNIASNAGKVGYRNMAGYNASKAAVINLTRSLSLEWAEKRINVNAVCPGGVATDMLKSVADFLAPRLGQDKGALFDTMYPAQLGRHIQPIEVGRVVAFLLSDAATIIRGQSINIDGGDTPY